Proteins encoded in a region of the Armatimonadota bacterium genome:
- a CDS encoding pyruvate kinase has translation MRCTKIVCTIGPATASPERLRILMEAGMDVARLNFSHGTHESHRQVIEHIRRISAELDKPVAILQDLCGPKLRLGTLPEEGVSVESGQNVRFVLAEDGSDAENIPLPSSTLFALVRPGERILIDDGSIEVAVTQRDLNTIHGEVRIGGVLRSHKGVNLPDTRLPVTSVTERDLDDLRFGIQQGVDWVAVSFVREPEDLQPVRYTIEAAGADVRVIAKIEKREAVEKLDKILEVADGVMVARGDLGVEVPIDEVPLIQKEIIARCNRAGKPVITATQMLESMISAPHPTRAEATDVANSILDGTDAVMLSGETAVGQYPVEAVQVMHRIALRTEQALKEGVVLQPNQPVAGSLSVTEAVAEAVCHIAYDISARAIICATTSGSTARLVSKYRPKTPIVAFTPFESTYRQLALSWGVQPRLIPQVYTMEEMLQTAVNTAVSMGLAREGDKVVITAGVPIGVPGNTNLIKVHTIGQPIVA, from the coding sequence ATGCGTTGCACCAAAATCGTCTGCACCATTGGGCCCGCCACCGCATCACCCGAACGCCTCCGCATCCTGATGGAAGCCGGCATGGACGTGGCACGGCTGAACTTCTCGCATGGCACGCACGAGTCGCACAGGCAAGTTATCGAGCACATTCGCCGAATCAGTGCGGAACTGGACAAGCCTGTAGCGATATTGCAGGACCTGTGTGGTCCGAAACTGCGATTGGGCACCCTGCCTGAAGAAGGCGTCTCTGTCGAGAGCGGACAAAATGTGCGTTTCGTGCTGGCGGAGGATGGCTCCGACGCCGAGAATATCCCCTTGCCCTCCTCCACGCTGTTCGCTCTGGTACGCCCCGGCGAACGGATACTGATCGACGATGGGAGTATAGAGGTAGCGGTTACGCAGCGCGACCTGAACACCATTCACGGCGAGGTGCGCATCGGCGGGGTTTTACGCTCCCACAAAGGGGTGAACCTGCCCGATACCCGTCTGCCCGTGACCTCTGTCACCGAACGCGACCTGGACGACCTGCGCTTTGGCATCCAGCAGGGGGTAGACTGGGTAGCGGTCTCCTTCGTGCGCGAGCCGGAAGACCTACAGCCAGTGCGCTACACGATAGAGGCAGCGGGCGCGGACGTTCGCGTTATCGCCAAAATTGAGAAGCGTGAGGCGGTGGAGAAACTCGATAAGATTCTGGAAGTAGCAGATGGCGTCATGGTGGCGCGCGGCGATTTGGGGGTGGAAGTGCCCATCGACGAGGTGCCCCTGATACAGAAGGAGATTATCGCCCGTTGCAATCGCGCGGGCAAACCGGTGATTACCGCCACCCAGATGCTAGAATCGATGATTTCCGCTCCACACCCCACCCGCGCCGAAGCCACCGATGTAGCGAACTCCATTCTGGACGGTACCGATGCGGTGATGCTATCGGGAGAGACAGCGGTTGGACAGTATCCCGTCGAAGCGGTGCAGGTAATGCATCGTATCGCCCTCCGCACCGAACAGGCGTTGAAAGAAGGAGTGGTGCTACAGCCTAACCAGCCTGTTGCAGGAAGCCTGAGCGTGACAGAAGCGGTCGCGGAAGCGGTATGCCACATCGCGTACGACATCAGCGCCCGCGCTATCATCTGTGCTACCACATCAGGCAGCACCGCACGCCTCGTCTCCAAGTACCGTCCCAAGACGCCGATAGTAGCTTTCACCCCCTTCGAAAGTACCTACCGACAGCTTGCGCTATCGTGGGGCGTACAGCCGCGGTTGATACCGCAGGTATACACGATGGAGGAAATGCTGCAAACCGCGGTGAATACAGCGGTAAGCATGGGGCTGGCACGCGAAGGCGATAAAGTGGTTATCACCGCCGGAGTGCCTATCGGCGTGCCGGGCAATACTAATCTGATTAAGGTACATACGATTGGACAGCCTATCGTGGCTTAG
- the eno gene encoding enolase, with protein MSTTIEEVVAREILDSRGNPTIEVDVYLSGGARGRASVPSGASTGSNEALELRDGNPERYGGKGVLNAVDNVNERIAPELIDMDATDQVAIDNLLCELDGTPNKSKLGANAILGVSLAVAKAAAEGVGLPLFQYLGGAFAHTLPVPMMNILNGGKHADSNVDLQEFMVVPAGAEDFPEALRMGVEVYHSLKVVLKSHGYNTAVGDEGGFAPNLRSNAEALDLIVEAIEKAGYTPGEDCYLALDPAASEFYEGGMYHLKGEGRVLTNEDMVAYYEELVNRYPIISIEDGLAEDDWDGWKVLTERLGSRVQLVGDDLFVTNVQFLNRGIQMGVANSILIKVNQIGTLTETLLAIETAKRAGYTAVISHRSGETEDTTIADIAVATNAGQIKTGAPCRTDRVAKYNQLLRIAEVLGDAADYPGVGAFYSRRIR; from the coding sequence ATGAGCACGACGATTGAAGAGGTTGTGGCGCGAGAGATTCTGGACTCGCGCGGGAACCCCACGATTGAAGTGGATGTGTATCTGAGCGGAGGCGCACGCGGACGCGCGTCGGTGCCGTCGGGTGCGTCTACCGGTAGCAACGAGGCGCTGGAGCTGCGCGACGGCAACCCCGAGCGCTATGGTGGTAAGGGCGTGCTGAACGCAGTGGATAACGTGAACGAACGCATCGCGCCCGAATTGATAGACATGGACGCGACTGACCAGGTGGCTATCGATAACCTGCTGTGCGAGCTGGACGGCACACCCAACAAGAGCAAACTGGGGGCAAACGCCATCCTTGGCGTGTCGCTGGCGGTGGCAAAAGCGGCAGCGGAAGGGGTGGGACTTCCCCTGTTCCAGTATCTGGGTGGCGCGTTTGCGCACACTCTGCCGGTTCCGATGATGAACATCCTCAACGGTGGCAAACATGCTGATAGCAACGTAGACCTGCAAGAGTTCATGGTGGTGCCTGCTGGCGCAGAGGACTTTCCCGAGGCGCTGCGCATGGGCGTGGAGGTGTATCACAGCCTCAAGGTCGTTCTCAAGTCACACGGTTACAATACCGCTGTAGGTGACGAAGGCGGCTTTGCGCCCAACCTGCGCTCGAATGCCGAGGCGCTGGACCTAATTGTGGAGGCGATTGAGAAAGCGGGATATACCCCAGGCGAAGACTGCTACCTCGCGCTAGACCCCGCTGCCTCCGAGTTCTACGAGGGCGGCATGTACCACCTCAAAGGCGAGGGGCGCGTGCTCACCAACGAAGATATGGTCGCTTACTACGAAGAGCTGGTGAACCGCTACCCCATCATCAGCATCGAGGACGGTCTGGCAGAAGACGACTGGGACGGCTGGAAAGTGCTGACCGAACGGCTCGGCAGCCGCGTGCAGCTGGTGGGCGACGACCTGTTCGTGACCAACGTGCAGTTCCTGAACAGGGGTATCCAGATGGGCGTCGCCAACTCCATCCTGATTAAGGTCAACCAGATTGGTACGCTTACCGAGACCCTGCTGGCGATAGAGACCGCCAAGCGCGCGGGCTATACAGCGGTGATTTCCCACCGCTCGGGCGAGACGGAAGACACTACCATCGCCGATATCGCCGTGGCGACCAACGCTGGGCAGATTAAAACTGGCGCGCCCTGCCGAACCGACCGTGTGGCGAAATACAACCAGTTGTTGCGCATCGCGGAAGTGCTGGGCGATGCCGCCGACTATCCGGGCGTAGGAGCCTTCTATTCGCGCCGGATAAGATAG
- a CDS encoding epimerase, producing MRIIIAGGTGFIGKALCRELLLAGHEVAVLTRDVSRAARRVPQGAGIAQWSPEQPEGLPQALSDADAVVNLSGESVAARRWTPEFKQRLIDSRVNSTRTLVQAMRQANPRPKVLVNASAVGIYGDRGEEELTESSPPGTGFLAELAIRWEQAADEAREADMRVVKLRIGVVLGEGGGALEKMLLPFRLFVGGPFGSGRQWFPWVHLDDVTGLVLHALQNEAVDGAVNVVAPGIVRLEEFCKVLGRVIRRPSWLSVPGFALRLFAGELGETLLWSQRVVPQVAMQTGYTFRYPQLEEALRAVLAAT from the coding sequence ATGCGAATTATTATCGCAGGCGGTACCGGATTCATCGGCAAGGCGTTGTGTCGGGAGTTGTTGTTAGCAGGTCACGAAGTAGCGGTGCTCACGCGCGATGTCTCCCGTGCGGCGAGAAGGGTGCCGCAGGGAGCTGGAATCGCCCAGTGGTCGCCGGAGCAACCCGAAGGGCTTCCCCAGGCGTTATCGGATGCGGATGCAGTAGTGAACCTGTCGGGCGAAAGCGTGGCAGCGCGGCGATGGACACCGGAGTTCAAACAGAGGCTTATCGATAGCCGGGTGAACAGCACGCGCACCCTCGTGCAGGCGATGCGGCAAGCGAACCCGCGTCCTAAAGTGCTGGTCAACGCCAGCGCGGTGGGGATTTACGGTGATAGAGGCGAAGAGGAGCTAACCGAATCTAGCCCGCCCGGCACAGGCTTTCTTGCCGAACTGGCGATACGCTGGGAACAGGCGGCAGATGAGGCGCGCGAGGCAGACATGCGTGTGGTCAAACTGCGCATTGGTGTTGTGCTAGGCGAGGGGGGTGGCGCGTTAGAGAAGATGCTTCTACCCTTCCGCCTCTTTGTGGGTGGTCCGTTTGGTAGCGGGCGGCAGTGGTTCCCGTGGGTACATCTGGATGACGTCACCGGCCTGGTCCTGCACGCCCTGCAGAACGAGGCGGTAGATGGAGCAGTGAACGTGGTGGCTCCGGGCATCGTGCGATTAGAGGAGTTCTGCAAAGTGCTGGGCAGGGTGATAAGGCGCCCCTCGTGGCTGTCGGTACCGGGTTTTGCCCTGCGACTCTTTGCAGGCGAGCTAGGCGAGACGTTGCTCTGGAGCCAGCGTGTGGTCCCACAGGTAGCGATGCAGACTGGCTATACATTCCGCTATCCGCAGCTGGAAGAGGCGTTACGTGCCGTGTTAGCCGCAACGTAA
- a CDS encoding anion permease, producing the protein MLPYESWQILLGVFAAFLIGVSKTGVPGIGILVVPLLAAAFGGRASVGTMLPMLIVGDIFAVRWYRQHTQWKRLIELIPWVVVGMAMGALVLWWLGENREGKDLLEPLIGTLVLIMLAIHLLRQRLGERLTPHSPIGVASTGTAAGFATTVSNAAGPIMGIYMTSLGLPKEQFMGTSAWYYFAVNLSKLPLFIALSLMNPARPIITVHSLLFNATVIPVIVAGVYLGRWLLPHIPQKLFDSVILVLAAVAAVKLILR; encoded by the coding sequence GTGTTACCATACGAGAGTTGGCAGATACTACTGGGAGTCTTCGCCGCTTTCCTGATAGGCGTCTCCAAAACGGGCGTGCCGGGTATTGGCATTCTGGTAGTTCCTCTGTTAGCCGCCGCTTTTGGGGGAAGGGCGTCCGTTGGTACCATGCTCCCTATGCTCATTGTGGGTGACATCTTCGCGGTAAGATGGTATCGTCAGCATACACAGTGGAAACGCCTGATAGAGCTCATCCCCTGGGTGGTTGTCGGGATGGCGATGGGCGCGCTGGTGCTGTGGTGGCTCGGTGAAAACAGAGAGGGCAAAGACCTGCTGGAGCCGCTTATCGGTACGCTGGTGCTAATCATGCTGGCGATACACTTGCTGCGCCAGCGATTGGGCGAACGCCTGACCCCGCACTCACCGATAGGTGTGGCTTCCACGGGAACCGCCGCCGGTTTCGCCACCACCGTTTCCAATGCGGCGGGACCTATCATGGGTATCTACATGACCAGCCTGGGCTTGCCTAAAGAGCAATTCATGGGAACGTCTGCGTGGTACTACTTCGCGGTCAATTTGTCCAAATTGCCGCTGTTTATCGCGCTGAGCCTTATGAACCCAGCCCGACCGATAATCACCGTGCACAGTCTGCTGTTCAACGCGACGGTGATACCGGTCATTGTAGCCGGAGTGTATCTGGGCAGGTGGCTACTGCCACACATCCCACAGAAACTTTTCGATAGCGTGATACTGGTACTGGCGGCGGTAGCTGCCGTCAAATTGATTCTTCGCTGA
- a CDS encoding shikimate 5-dehydrogenase → MERFAFILHPLRQSDFTRKYPILKAVPFRWVEGVFRHIPPRVLSHITGIESRTGAQAEGWFIALPMTPRVLLETPFEKVLPKIVQAGRIAEGLGAQIIGLGAFLKVVGDRGVSVARALNTPVTTGNSYTAGSALQGALLAAARMGIRAEEAKATVIGATGAIGSVCARILAKHVAEITLVARNRERLEALQEQIACSTHAAVHVSTDSRAAVRDADIVIAVSSATDVLVEPEDLRPGAVVCDVARPRNVSSAVYERRNDVLVIDGGVIRVPGQNVDFGFNFGFPPKHAEACIAETIILALERRYECFTLGADISVEQVEEITRMAHKHGFEVAGFRRFERAIPDEEVEQIRRNAGRASEVEPPKVFAL, encoded by the coding sequence GTGGAGCGATTTGCGTTCATCTTGCATCCGTTGCGCCAGAGCGACTTTACCCGAAAGTATCCCATCCTGAAGGCTGTTCCGTTTCGGTGGGTGGAAGGGGTGTTTAGACACATCCCACCGCGCGTACTTTCCCATATCACTGGCATCGAGTCCCGAACGGGCGCGCAGGCGGAGGGCTGGTTCATCGCCTTGCCGATGACACCGCGCGTTCTACTGGAGACCCCTTTTGAAAAGGTTCTGCCCAAAATTGTGCAGGCGGGGCGGATAGCGGAGGGGCTGGGCGCACAGATTATTGGGCTAGGTGCGTTTCTGAAGGTAGTGGGCGACCGTGGAGTCAGTGTGGCGCGCGCGTTGAATACCCCCGTCACTACTGGCAACTCGTACACGGCGGGCAGTGCCTTGCAGGGGGCTTTGCTGGCAGCGGCGAGGATGGGCATCCGCGCCGAAGAGGCAAAAGCCACGGTCATCGGTGCGACAGGAGCGATCGGCAGCGTTTGCGCACGCATTCTGGCAAAGCATGTTGCGGAGATAACCCTCGTCGCGCGCAACAGAGAAAGACTGGAGGCGTTGCAGGAGCAGATTGCCTGTTCCACCCATGCCGCAGTGCATGTGTCTACCGATTCGCGCGCTGCTGTGCGCGACGCCGATATCGTCATCGCGGTCAGCTCGGCAACGGATGTGCTGGTGGAACCGGAGGACCTGCGACCGGGCGCAGTGGTGTGCGACGTGGCTCGCCCGCGCAATGTGTCCTCAGCCGTCTATGAGAGGCGTAACGATGTGCTGGTCATCGATGGTGGTGTTATCCGCGTGCCCGGGCAGAATGTGGACTTCGGCTTCAACTTCGGCTTCCCGCCCAAACATGCGGAGGCGTGCATCGCCGAGACCATCATCCTTGCGTTGGAGAGACGTTACGAGTGCTTCACGCTGGGTGCGGACATCAGTGTGGAACAGGTAGAGGAGATTACCCGCATGGCGCACAAGCACGGCTTTGAGGTAGCAGGATTCCGACGGTTCGAGCGCGCTATCCCCGATGAAGAGGTGGAACAGATTCGACGCAACGCGGGGCGGGCGAGCGAAGTGGAGCCGCCGAAGGTGTTCGCCCTTTAG